The window GATGAAAAAGAAGCACATGGTTGCTCGTCCTGTTGATGCTTTAGCTTAGTGGAAGTTCTCTTACTTTTTGTCTAGCGATAACAAAAGAGCAACTCCAATATATTTGCTGAAGTTGGTGgtttaagagcatacactttctTTTTTATTACACACTGCTTCGGAGATTGTCATAAATCAATCGAATAAAGagcacaaataaaatagaacACTTTCTTTTACTCTGTTTTCCCTTGAGAATTCTTTTTGAGGCCTAAAAACGATTTGAGACCAGAGTTCAAATGTCAATATTCATCTCTAATTCTTACTCGACTGTCTTACCTCTTTATCTCTTTTCAGCTGCTAAACTAGCAGAGGTAGTGGCATAACTTTGAATTAACGAAGTGCAGGAGCAGCATGGTTCGTACGGTATCGAAATGTCTAAACGTAGTTTCTTGTTTCTTCTGGATTTCTAAAATTTGGCGGCATAAGAACTTGTCTAGCAATGAAGCATTTTCTGTATTGGTTCAACTGTATATGACTTCGTGCTCATCGATAGGTGATTCCTTTGCAAGAAACCTGTGATCTTGATTAGTATTTGGAGGATTTCCTATGTTAAAGGTGGGATTTTGATGAGTTTTAGGTTGGAGTTCAGTGGATGGACTACTGATGGCAGGGAGATGGAGTTGCAGCTGTCGGCATTCTCTGTTTCGCTGTCTACAATTTGAGATGGATTACGTGCAACAGCGGCGCCGAATGAAGCGAAAAGAGCTAGAGAGGCTGTCGGCGCTCTGGCAGCGATGATGACCATGGAGCATAGCCGCTCCGATAAAATCTAAACGTTGTTTCCACCTCCGCTGTCATCAACTTCCATGAGGAACAGAGCCAACTATCTGTAGTTGTCTCCATTGGATTTTGCCTCTTGTCTGTCTCTATTTCTTTTATACTCTCTAAAGCTTGCCAATAAAACGAGAGATGGATGATATCGAACAGATTAATCTACAATTAGGTAGCTTCAATTTCGATCCTCCTCCCTGATTTCTTGGTTACAACTCACATCGAACAGATAAAAATACGATTTTTTATGTTTGCCCCTTTTTTAGGACAAGCAGCTATGGCGGATGTTGGCTTAGAAATAGCTACGACGGACATTGTGCTAGGGTGGTTGAGGAAGGAAAGGCGTTTCGGTTCACGGGCAAGCCCCCCGCAGCCCTACGGCTCACAAGTGAGCCCCTCACCGCCTGTCTCCTAGCGAGTGAGCCCTTCGCTGTCCGTCTGCTCGCAAGCACGAGATTGGGGCTTGAGGTGAGTAGGGAAGGAGGGAGTAGTGAGATTGATGAGGGGGATATGAAGTCGCTTGGAGCTTTGGGAGGCAGAACCGGATTCAAAATTGTCAAAGAGAGACTTCCACTGGAGTTGCTTCATTGATTGTTGCTTCTCCATCATGAAGTAGATCTCGTCGGGGTAGCGCCGCGATGGATATGGAAGAGGCGTGCAATGCTGGGATGGCGGTCGGAATTGGAGTTGCAGCAAAGGATCCGATTTTGAGGGGATGAAAAAATACCTCAAAATGAATCACAGACGTTTTCGTCAACCGTCCATCCACTGTTTGAGGAGAGGTAAACAAGATGAATAATCCATGGTGAAGTAAACACTAAAAAAAATTTCCGATGAAAAACTTTCCTTTCCCCCACCCATCTATCCATCCCAGTAAACAGTGCATGAGTGACTATTTAACCTCTGCACCAATCTCCAAACTTTACAAGGAAATTACGAAGTTTTGAAAAAGGTTACAAACATGAGGGAAATTTTATATTGGGAGTTGAAGGGGAGTGGATCCTCTGGTCTCTTTGTCCTGTTTTACTCTTGAATCGAGACAAAGGGATTGGTGGGAGGTAATGGTCCCCACCTATTAATAGGTGGGGGTCATTACTCTCCATCAATGTAAGGATTAGACCATAAATTGATTCAGTCTTTATGGACCAGAGGATCTGTCCCCGGATTGAAGGCCTCGAAATTGATTTGAAtctttggagggaaaaaaaaaaactggTTTGCATTTTGCAaagataataattattatttcttCTCAACtttcttaaatatttattttatgtatCTTTAATATATTCATTTTGCTATATTGGAATTATTTCCATAAATCAGTAAATACATATTTATTctcattttacttttaagaatttttatttatttgtttgttttaggATATCTAACTGTGATGGTTAATCGAGGGTTGTAAGTGAATGGCGTCAAGTTTGAttctatttaaattttgttttgtaaaaactaaattttttacATTGAGAAATTTAATTTTACCCTTTGACGTTCACCTTTCTTAAAAACATCTCTAACGTTTTAAAATGTGACACTTACACCTCCGTTTTTAAGTTTATTCTTTTATTAAACGAGAAAATGGCATAACAAATAATACCAAGcgatagaggggaggtgaatatcacttattaaaaaaaaattagaatatttaAAAACATGAGTAGTGCAGTGGAAAGAAAAAAATACGTTTCGATTATTTGGTTCGGAacttaggtcgactcctactccaagcctCGTAATCCTTGATTGtaccgttggacaatccactaaaactcttcttttcgaaatcttcggaaagaagtaATTCATACAAATGAGActataagatagtaacagcctactatcttatatgaaattaaatacaatgcaagctaaaagAAAATATACCGAACAAGTATGTAGATGAAGATTGTTGGCATCTATTCGGAgcagtagcttgcttgaagatgtgTTGCAAAACAGTAATACGAATAGAACTCGTTGCACTGATTAGGGACAgcaatttcacccgaacccgatggaggatccaaCATCCGAcctgaatggaggagggtatggagggactatcaatactcgATATCCGATCCGAATAcccaattaaataatatatatacatatattaaagaaaattttcttttttcaaaatcaacttacaaaaatttgttgatattaggagaagactatatagatgtttaatctatttttttaattttatatatatatattaatagattgttaattttaatatatttttgttaaatgataatagttggatagaaagaagaaaaattataactatagaaaatatccgatcatttaatggatatgggtatacccatcggagatcctatacccgatgagTATGGGgatggaggatatagaatccgactcgaacccgacccattgtcatccctagcaTCGATGTGGATAGAAGACTTGTTACCAGCCTCGGACCTCGAActtcacttttataagaatcgtcactGTTCATTCGACCGATCCTcgggttcggtcgattgaacccgCTCCTTTCCTTTTTCGTTGAGATCCGATCTTCGAATATTGATGGCAtttaatggttcgatcgaccgatcaccttgttcggtcgaccaaacaacaAATTTCTCTGTTTGCCGAGATTCGCACTTGATGCTTCATTAATGTAGCgatcgtttggtcgaccgatcgccacattcagtcgaccgatcagcgtggcttccttctttgctttggctCAAGTCGGCTCCCTGCCATGTCATCatggttcgattgaccgatcaagctttgatcagaCTTTGCTTTGTTCTACTTTGATATGATTTCTGGTCTGAGTTAGCCTGGTTCGGTTGATCGTTCCCtacgttcgatcgatcgatcagttCGAACCTACAACGCATAGTTAAAtagaatattcctgcaaaacaaaagttagcacagtaatatatatgatgcatgagtagtattaaatagtagaactgtcttgatctcaactttaaaaccttctcggtttcttcagttggatcagcaaccTAGAGTTTGTTTTTCTCCAGAACACgatctcactgtcgctcctctagttgcttacctcaacctacctgccaaacattggtcctctagACATATTTGGACTTTCCTCTTAGCCTCGGATCGgtccaccaggactttccttcgatcttcagtcctccaaacctatcgagcttccctacCAAGTGTCAAGTCCTCTCGACCCATTTAGTCTTTTCGCCTAGCTTCTACGATCGGCTAAGTTTTTCCTGCTTAGTCACGACTAgggctttcccggttgagtaaacagcttATACACTCAGTTCACTTTTTAGATCATAataaaacttaacttgaacctttgacaacatcaaaactcaagcggTCTGGGCGCCCAGATTCGGTCCAGACATCCAGACCTAAAAATTAATCCATAAGCTTACGTGGAGTATGTTGATTGggcgagccacgtggtccagacactcggaggggttccaggcacccgaaatggacctatttaaaggccttcaacttgaagcttcagaacaacaactgcAACAACCTTCTCTTCTGCTCGGTGCTCTGAAAAGGCTCTCACAATGCTGCTACGCTCCACTGACAACCAGACTTTagctttaattagtttttttattgtCGATAATTTTTATATGTAGTTCTTATACTTGCAATTTGTAATCATTTCGAACATTAGTAGATTgtctaacgaaagcactcgacaagtgcgggccttggaataggagtcgtcgaaggctccgaaccaagtaaaaacttggttATGTTAACATTGCTTCTTATTCTTCCACTATGTAtctgttttaaatcaaatttttgacgatcgctattcacccccccctccctctagcattCTTTCCGATCATACAGTAGTACCCTTTTCACTACACTTAAACATGTTATGTgatctttaaattttgtatttacaaTATTACCTTTTGAATTCTCGGTAGGATTCTGCCCCTTGATTGTTGCCATCTTGGATTCGGGCTTGAGTGTTTGGTCGGACTTGGGTTCGGATCTGTCTACCTCTTCCTCAACGATTAGTACcatgaagttgatttggtcttaATCTTCTAAATTTGTCTCTGAGAATAGCTCTCTGAATTCAGATTCGAACTCACTTTTTACTTAATCTTCTAGCCTTGACGGAGTCGCATGAAGCTCAATAAATTTGATCCACAACTCGAATGCATTCTTAtaatcttctaattgacacaaaattttATTAGGCAAACCATTAATTAATATATCTATTACGTTTGTGTTTGCTTCTAAGTTTCGAGAAGGTTGTCTCAGTGCAATCCAATTGTCAAAATTGTTACTTCCTACAAAGCATTCCATCATTCGCCTCCAGGAATTGAAATAAACTTGATTGTATGGTGGAGGTTCATAGATGTTTCTCTCTTCTTAATAGGATGTCGACATTCTTGCCCGAAAAAGATAGAACacaaatttccaagactttcgtcttggaaTTAGCAGTGCGAGATAacgaataaaaaaaatattacttaagAATTACATAAAacacttttaaagaaaaagaaaaagttttttttaaaaaaaaaattgctcgaaacacggttaagtaatttcagagttACCATACTTTGATACTAATTGAAGAATCGATAGAAAGCGATAtgggggggatgaatatcgctcattaaaaactttttcttttggaACGTTTAAAAACATGAGTAGTGCAGCGGAAAGAAGATAATACGtttcagttacttggttcggagcttaggttgactcctactccaaggctcacgatccttgattgcaccgttggacaatccactaaaacacTTCTTTTTGAAACCTTCGGAAAGAAGTAATTCGTACAAATGagagtataagatagtaacagcctactatcttatatgaaattaaatataatgtcagctaaaataaaatataccgaatAAGCATGCAAATGAAGATTGTCGATGTCTATTCCGGGCAGTAGCTTGGTTGAAGATGTGTTGCAGAATAGTACCACGAATAGAACTTTTTGCACTGATGTGGGCAGAAGACTTGTTTTCAACCTCGGACCTCAAGcttcacttttataagaatcgtcactattcggtcgaccgatcctcgagttcggtcgaccgaacccgctcccttcgtTCTTCGCTGAGATCCGATCTTCGGGCATTAATGACATTTAATGGTTCCgtcgaccgatcaccttgttcggtcgactgaacagtgAATTCCCTTATTCGTCAAAATTCGCACTTAATGCTTCATTAATGTACTAATCATTCGGTCGACCAATTGCCacattcgatcgatcgatcagcgTGTCTTATTTCTTTGCTTTGGCTCAAGTGTACTCTCTGCCatgtcatcatggttcggtcgaccgatctactggttcggtcgaccgatcaagctttgccCGGACTTTGCTTTGTTATACTCTGGTCTGACTTCTGGTCTGAGTCAGCCTGGCTCGGTCGACCGTTCCCTacgtttgatcgaccgatcaatccgAACCTGTAACACAGAGTTAAACATAATATTTCTataaaacaaaggttagcacagtaatatatatgaTGCATAGTAGTATtaaacagtagaactgtcttaatttcaacttgaaaatctttttagtttcttcagttggatcaacaacCTCCTAGAGTTTGTTTTTTtccggaacacgacctcactattGCTTCTCCAGTTACTTATCTCAACCTATCTGTCAAACATtagtcctctagacctatttggactttccgCTTAGCCTCGGATTGgtccaccaggactttcatttgatcttcagtcctccaaacctatcgagcttccctacCAAATGTCGAGTCCTCTCGACAAAATTTAAGTTCGATTTTGGTGCACCATGCACCAACATATAGCAGAAATATAATAATTCGGATTActttaaacctttttttttttttttttttttccgttgGAAGGTTTTCATCCCTCTCTAGCCACGATCTCCTTCATCGTGCCAAGCCTCCCTCCCTTCCCGAAGCTAGGTTTTCCCGCTGCGATGATAAATAAAAacagttcttttttttttttccaaaattttgatgacattaaaaaaaaaacacgatttattatataatttatattttttccttggatattttaaaaatcttttaagtttttttatttatttttgtttgttgATTTATTAAAAGAAAAAGGTTGATTCCCGAGTTAGGGCATCCCGAATTTCATTACTTGTTCACATCCGGGTCTTCCTGCTGCGGCGCGTAGCCACCATCCGGACTCGCTCGGTATTTTAGGACTTCTTGCAGCCCCCATCATCCCTAATCGCGACCTTGCTCCGCTCCACTGAGAAGAAAGCTCCTTTCTGGTATCTCCCTTCCTCCTCCGTTATCGTACTACGATCATTGTTCTCGTAAGATATCTCCTGTTTCCTATTGAATAACTCCGATTTGCAATGAATCAAACGGTTTTTTAACCTTATATTTTGATCATTTTCGGACATTCTTGTGTGATTTTACTAATGGAAACAAGACTTTTGATTGATTATTTTGCATTATCATTTGATGTCTTCTTCGTAGGTTCCTCGATTCTTAGTAGTGCAATATCTGGTAATATCTTCACGAGATTATAGACTTTCTAGTAAATATGTCTccgtgtttatttttattttgaaaacaaaacaACTATCGTTATCTTATTTTGATGATTCGTTTGCTATGGAGTTGTCAACAGAAATATGATCTTCGTGAGATAGTTGCTTTCCCCTACAAGTTAGAAAGGGAGATATCTGCTATTCACTTGTATATTATTCCAAGCTAGTTGTTTTAGTtcattacaatatgaacaaagtgCAGTTTTCTATTTGATTTTATTGAGTAAACTAGgattttagcaaatattttgtTTCTTAACTGTTTTTTATAGTAAATATTACTTTTGATAAATCATTAATCTTATCTTTGCAGCCTACCAGTTCGTGATATTTAACTCTTGATTTTTATGTAgattttcattttgtttctttctttttctttattttttttcaaaataaattggaaaggaaaaaaattaagaatatgTTCATAATTGTCTTCATAAACTTATGAGGGAAAAATTATGTGTACAAAGGAGAATGAACCTTTAAAAgacatttgaagtttatttttacttatttataattattctattattagattttttagatTGTGGTAGAATTCTAAGATTGCTATTAAGACTTTTGGCCATAGAATTTTCTCACGGTAGGAAATTTTCGTTACAGTTAGATTGATCAGATTTACTGGACTATAAGGCTTATAGTTGATTCTATGATCTGGTTCTTTTAGCTGCTGCGACAATGGCCTTCTCTGCAGCCTTCCGCCGTGCCACTTATGCTGCTGCTCGTTTCACTGTCCGCTCTCTTTCTAGCAGTCCGCACACTCGCCTCTTGACTGTTGGTCATCCACTGTCTCTGAGGAATGCCATCTCAGAGAGAATTGCTTTGCCTCATCCTCGCGCTGCATTTTTCTCTTCTAATGCAATGAAGCCAACCTCCGATGTGAACCTCCTCCGTGTTATTGATTCGGAGATAAAGTGCGCTAAGGAGTCTGAAGATCATGATCGGGTGAGCCAATTCAGAAAATTGTATTGTTTAGAAACACAATCCAGTCTTATTActattttattcattttttttttttaaaaaaagagactTTCTTAGGTAATTAATTCATGTTGTTCTTGGTATGTGCATCTGTTCAACAGGTGGAGGAGATACCTGTTGGCTTTCCTTTTGAGATCCAAGATGACAAGGGAATGAACACTGTTACTCTGAAAAGAAACTATCATGGAGAGAGTGTCGAGGTCATAGTTTCCATGCCTAGCCTTGTCACCGGCGAGGAACCAGATAATCAACCTGACAATGACGAAGAAGATGATGATCAAGAGGAGAGGCCTAGTCAATCTAGCATCCCTCTCACCGTAATTGTATCAAAAGGAAAGGGGCCAAGTTTGGAGTTCTCGTGTGCTGCCTATCCTGACGAAGTTACCATTGATAGCATGTCTGTAAGAGAAAACAAAGAATCTGATGATGAGATGCTTGCATACGAAGGACCTGATTTCAAGTTTGTATCTCTTTCCCTCATTCTGTAATTTTGGATGGTTAAGTCATAATGATGAAACATTGTTTTATCGTGCAGTGATCTGGATGAGAATCTGCAGAAAGCTTTCCACAAGTATCTAGAGATAAGAGGAATTTCTCCCTTGACAACCAACTTTCTGCATGAATACATGATCAATAAAGACGGCCGTGAGTACCTGCTGTGGTTGAACAATTTGAAGCAGTTTATCCAAAAGTAGATTTTATtgtcaaatttcttcaagaaattTTTGTTTAGCATAGTCTCTCCCAAACTCATGATGCTTTATTAAGTCTTACCGCCTATTGGATGTATGAGTTTTCTCCGAGTGGTTTATTCCGGGGTAAGATGCTACTTGACATAATCAATTTAGCTCAGTGAACTTGTTTTATGAGAGAAATACAATGCTGAGGTTTTCTCATGATTTCTTAATAGAATCATGctcctttcttttatttgtcatagattcagtagcttacaagttgaaatgaaaattgaaaaaaaaatgaacaaggtAGCACTTACATTTGCTTTATATACATATTCTTTCAGGAAATTTAGCATTTTTTGGTCACTAAATTTGTTGATATTGATACTAGTCATCTTAACAGAATATCCTAGGTTGGTTAGAAGTGGGTGATATAAGAAATTA is drawn from Zingiber officinale cultivar Zhangliang chromosome 1B, Zo_v1.1, whole genome shotgun sequence and contains these coding sequences:
- the LOC121970352 gene encoding uncharacterized protein At2g39795, mitochondrial-like, whose translation is MAFSAAFRRATYAAARFTVRSLSSSPHTRLLTVGHPLSLRNAISERIALPHPRAAFFSSNAMKPTSDVNLLRVIDSEIKCAKESEDHDRVEEIPVGFPFEIQDDKGMNTVTLKRNYHGESVEVIVSMPSLVTGEEPDNQPDNDEEDDDQEERPSQSSIPLTVIVSKGKGPSLEFSCAAYPDEVTIDSMSVRENKESDDEMLAYEGPDFNDLDENLQKAFHKYLEIRGISPLTTNFLHEYMINKDGREYLLWLNNLKQFIQK